The window gagagagaaagcaactaTGGTAATTTAAGCAGATGATTTAGCATCACgaattttgagaatttttgttcTTATAATCTTATTAAATTATAAGTACGTTATTAGTTGGCAAACAAACACTTGAATTCATGGTTCATCCTATGTCTCTTGAATTGAGTGGGAGAAAGGCTTAAAGAATTGTATGTCCCCAATACTGTCAATAATTGAATTGTCAGTATCTTCATCCTAGACTTCTTGTTGTTTCTTTTGTCAAAATGGATAATTCTAATCACtattctgccccattttatttattctctctactGTAGCTTCTATTAGATAGCACTTTGAACTTCCTTATCCTACTTTCCATATCTGTTAactatttattgtaatttttcacTTTATTAACTCAGAAATAAAGGTATATCTACAGATATATTTTTCATCTTACTGATTATATTTTCACCTTAAAAAATAATCTCTGTGAAAATTTTATCACTTCTGTGATTCAGTCCATTCTGTTTTactgaaaatacattttcttttcttctctctcataaTTCTTTTCCTCCTTGCCTCACAACTGTATGCAAATTCTCATATACTctctatgatttttattttaaacagtatatttatttatataatttcataacattattttttagtttagtaAAATACATTTGACCttgattttttgttaattttttcttaatattttacaaataattttgatagtttttatttttgcaatagtagaaaacatttatttttaaaagcttctataattattatattatatacactTGCCAAACAACTCCATGCTATGATTATAATATGAATGAAAATTTTTCCAGAGAATTTTGTGTTAAGGGTGGTTACCAGTTCATAGCTAAGCCAACTAGAGTCTTTGCCACTACAGTTCTTGGTACCAGTGGTAGGCAACTGGCCCAAAGAAGCTCTATAATAGTctcttttttttgaagtgagaagcggggaggcagacagacagactcccacatgcacccaaccgggatccatatggcatgtccactaggggtgatgctctgcccatctggggcattgctccactgcaaccagagccattctagtgcctgaggcggaggccatggagccatcctcaaagcccagccaactttgctcccatggagccttggctgcaggaggtgaagaaagagagagaaaggagagggggagggtggagaaacagatgagcgctTTTCTTGtatgccctggttgggaatcgaactcagaacTTCCATatgcagggccgatgctctaccactgagccaacaggccagggctttaATAGTCTCTTATATGAAGATTTGGAGTGAACTCTCAAGAGCCAAGACTACATGATTATTTCACATAAAACCTACTGTTTAACTAAATTTTAAGTATAGatacacataaaatattaataaaaaataaagaggagagaaggcaagTTTTGGATGGTATGAATTTTTATTGTAGTGATGGTTTCTCTAATGAGTATTTATCTCCAAATTCATCAAGTCATATACATTAAACACGTACAGCTTTTTATATGCAACCATACCTTAATAAAGTGGTTTTCATAAAGACTAAATATCATAATGTCTAAACTACAAAAACACAGGGTTGTTGACattttctctatatataaaaaaattaaatagacattaaaatagaaaaccaCTCCACAGTGCCAAtgtaagaaaattggaaaaataaaacaaaaataacagctaatatatttttatttattttttttggagttATTTTGATGTCTATTTGTTTCtgacaaaataatttttccccTTGGTTTCTTTGAatcatccttttatttatttattatcaggTTAATTACCAAGGATTTGCTGATCTCTTACTTGTACCAGGCAATGCTCAAGCTTCAGATTAATGACTTATTTCTCACAACATGGACTTTTTATTTCAGTTCTATGGAAGAGACAAAGGGCTGATAAGGAAACATATGAACAAGACTATTGAAGATTGGACTAAGTGCCATaagtaattaaacaaaaaatttcaTCAGAATAACCTGGGAGAATTCTTTCGTATGAGATGTTAGAGGAAAACCTTTCTGAGATGGTGATTGAATGAAACCTAAAGCATGTGAAGACAcccattatttaataaattaaaagaacattCCAGGATTCCAGGCAGGAATCTTGCTCTGAGATAGAAAAgaacttagttttttgtttgtttgttttgaggggAAACTTAATGGAGGCCAGTGTGACTGGAAAATAACAAAGAGGTAGGGAATTAGCAGAATCAACCAATGTAGGTtacaatatgtatttaaaatttattataagtgAATGGTAAGCCATTGAGATATTTTTAAGTTAGATGAATAACAGTCACCttttgctgttgcaatgataATAAATTATAGACTTGGGGAGGGGTAAAATTTATtagtggaaattttaaaaaatgagttgttTTAAGATTCTTGGTAGAAGTTAATGTTTATTGGGACAAAGTGAGAATCTGGAGATAGACAGAAGGTCAATTTAACAGTTGGGAGCAGAAAACAAGATGATATTTCCAAAATAATTCATATTATAAGTTGTATAAGGAAGATATTAGAAAATGACAGAATCAGGGGTATAGAACAGAAAAGAATTTAGTGACTTTTTtgccaaaaattaattaattaattaatttttctttctttctttcatttttttatttttttttattttttttgcattttagaaGCTATGGTTTAAGATGAAGTGATCCAAAGATATTTGGGACAAAGTAAACTTTACATACTGATGAGTCAAGCAAGCTAATGTTTACATTTggagcacgtgtgtgtgtgtgtgggggggcttgCAGATTCTTAAGAAACATCAATTAAATAATGATgccatatttttccatttatttcaagATCTTTTTTCCAAAATTTGTAACTAAAATTCCTTATATATTCCTTGATCAATCCATCCTTTTCCATGCAGGGATAGACTCTCTGAGagtttagctttctttttataaccAAACACTACTCTGCCGGATATTGCTTCTGTGTTCCCTTCCATGCTCCTTTTATTTTCAATGGcagattgcttttaatattatttcatattgGTTTCATGTGTATGGCTTAttgctttagaccagtggtagtcaacctggtttctaccgcccactagtgggcgttccagctttcatggtgggaggtagcggagcaaccaaagtataaataaaaagatagattgaactatagtaagttgttttataaagatttattctgccaaatttagcaaaaatccgacataaagtacttggtaagtaattattattatatgctttaacttgcagtaactctgctttataaattttataaagtaaagttacttccctactttataaatcaccattactgtggaactggtgggcggttagaaaattttactactaacagagatacaaaagtgggcagtaggtataaaaaggttgactacccctgctttagacaatcatatactttacagagtgtcTCCTTTGATATTTGCAGTACCCATCTTTCTATCTTGCATTCTCTGtgtttacaattttaaatattttctctgcagTTTTCATTCTCTCCACTGTCTCCCTCAGGCACCATATCACCTATCAGCCAACACGAACACTTCTGAATTATATCCCTCTTCTATTTCTGTTGAAATCTGGTGCTTTCCTGGTTATAGCCTTCATATTAGATtgcaataatacattttaatactCAACCATTTTAAATCACAAACATTATATACATCCCCAAATTTTCTGTTTCAAGCCTCATAGTAGATTATTTGCTGATTTCCATAAATGCTTTCACAGCCTAAGCATTCATTCTCCTCTTCTACTTCTTAGGTTGTCTTTCTTTAAAACTGTCATTGACGATTGTCTCCTTCTGGGTCTTTACGTCATGATTCTCTCAGATTAGCAGGTACTCAGTGGTATCATTGAAGCTAATTTTTAGTTAGATTTATTGGAGTGGccgtggttaataaaattatgtaggtttcagatgCACGATTCTATATAtcctctgtacactgcactgtgtgttcaccaccccaaatcaagtctccctccatcaccatccgtCCATCTGCCCTTTATCCACGTCTACCTTCctcaccctttccctcttgtaatcacaaTCCTTTAGCATGTGCCTAtgacatttttctgaaaaaaaaaaaatcaaaacattaaaGCTCTTTGAGTAATTAAGATAGATAAGCTAAGCTTTTCAAAGAATAATTCAGATGTGCCTTAGcctcatttttaatgtattataaatCAGTTTCATATCGTTTTTATAGTCACCGTAATCTACTAGGAATACATTGAAGATAAATGTTCATCTCTGGCTCTTTGTTCCTGACTCATATTGATTCTTCTGAGATATGACTTCATTTCTTTGTGAGTGAGAGGTGGCATGCTATCTGAAAGAAGTCTGCCCACCCTCTGTAGCACTGGATCCATACACTCAGGATCTGGAAAGGAATACTATGTCAAATGAGGCTTACAGACTGAAATTTTGCAGCATTTACTGATGTCATTCTGATCATACTCTGGGCATTTTCACACTTTTTATGCATACTAATGAGTAACTGGGAGAATTAAGCGAATTGTGTCTTTATTACCATCAATGTTTTATGGCTATTGAATAACAATAATAGTCTTAGAAAAGTGCAAGTAGAAATAATTTCTATGTACTTATAATacttttatcaaaatattatgAGGTTAAAGATACAGAAAGTAGATTTATTTATGAGCATCCCATTTTAGGTCAGTGGATGTACGAGTAACCTTGTAAATGAACATTCTCCTCCTGGTTTTCTTCTCTCCTTGAGAATGCTGTAAAAGTTCCGTCCTATCAATCCAGGTTCTGGGGGTCTGCAGTGTCTTTACGTTTCGTTCCTGTTTATGTATCATTTCTCTTCAAAAAAAGTCCTTCATTATGAGACcttctcaaataaaatatttgcagataCATTTTGCTATCAGATGGATGGCTTATCTAAGTTAGTATCAATACTCATTGATAACATATTatgcttctctctatatatttgtCTGCATGTTATCAGATCTATTGGAAaattttcttgagaaaaattAATGATGAATACTTATAGTCTCAAAAAAGAGTATCATTTGGAGTTTCAGTATTTGTGTATCCAGTTTTCTTTCATTGGTTATCCTGTGAAACATAGTTTTCTTTTAAGCTAATactgcaaaaataaaactatgatatATGTAATCTCGGTGAGCAAATATTCATTGCCTCAGTAGTGATATAATTTAAGAACATAAGACATAATGATGTCAGCTCTGATTTAGAAACATAAATAGCTGGATCATATTCAACACCTTGTATTCCTCAATCAAGTTATAAATCTTGGGAACAAACCTTACATTAAGTATTGTAGTATTTGATTATGTATGATATCCATTTGGGATCTTTCAAAGGCCAggataaaaaataagacaatatttTCTGCTTACCTCTAATGGACAGTCTGCTTCAGGGTCTCAGTGAGAATCTCTACATGGCTGTGTCAGTAGAAATTTATGGGGCTCTATAAACCTTTGATAGCCTAGCTCTGAAGCACAGATGATTCTAGAATCCCCAAGTTTTACATCCTTGGGGAAGATGCCACCAGGGATTGGTTCCTTAACCAGATCTTCCTCTAGCAGTTCAGTCAGACACCCCTTGTGTGTCCTTTGTGACATGACAGTCTGGACCTATTATTGAAATTACTTACCTATTACTGCCAAGTTGAAATTTTATCATAGCATAATGAAAATTATGTGTCAGAAAATGTTACTATCCTTtcttgtaaaataagaaaaatattagggGAAAAGAAAGTCACAATGTATAGCCTTTATTCTGTGTTTAATTGCTTTTCAAATTACTATgcatatatgtaaaacatttatttaaccaCATATTATTAGGATTTAAAAGAACCTTTATTGCttatctaagaaataaaaaaaatactatgtcaTGTTATAAGCACAAGGCTACATAGTACAGCATTGTTTATAgtggcaaaaaaaattttaaaaacctaaaaataacaaCATTTCCATCAATCAAAGATTGATGAAACAAAGATTTAGAAACAGAAAGAGCTGGCCAAATACAAAGTGATTGTCCTGCACTCCACAGTTGTATGTTAATAATtaagattaaaacaataaaataatgtttttttggcCAAGAAAGAAGCTGATGATAAATTCTCAAATAAGAAAGTTTCGGGAAACATgatatattgtgattttttttctggattacAGAATTTTCTTTGCTTGCAAAATTctactaattatttttaagagtttgcTTTTTGCTTCCAGAGAGTATGAATGCAGAGCTTGAGTTCTGAAGTTACCACAGTTAATTGTCTGAATGCTTGTGTATCTTAATCCTGAATGAGTCATAGAATATTTGCTGCAAAATTATCCCAATGCCATTCAATTTTGTGAATTTTGCCAAATATGATAAACCCTGCATACCTCATTTCTTTCCAGGTTTAAGTCCACATTATTTCCAAGCTTCTTTACATACAGCTATTTACTCACAAATACCTTATCTCTCAGACATATTTGCAGTTAACCTCTTTATTTTGGCAAAGGAAACAcaacaatatttataatttttacaatattaagtataccagttcagtggcattaactACATTCACATTACTATATACTCATCACCACAATCCATCTCAGAATTTataatcttcccaaactgaaattctgtCTTCATTAaaccattaaacactaactccccattcCCCCTTGGCCCAGCCTCTGTgtaccaccattctactttctgttcctATGAGGTTGACTAGTCCAGTTAGCTGTAGCTGGTAAATGGAATTACAcagtagttgtttttttcttttttcttttttttttttttttacctggttTATAGCACTTAGCCTAATATCCTACAGGTGAATTCATCTTGTATCATctctcagaatttccttcctttttaagactgaatgaTATTCTGTGGTACATGTATATCCACTCAACCATCAATAAacataaaggtatataagatgcttctactttttggctattgtgaataaggcTGTTATAAATATGAATGTATAATATCTTTCtaatcctttttattcttttggatgaAATGCCCAGAAATTGAATTTTGGATCATATGATacatctatttttaagtttttgaggaatagCCATACTCTTTTCATggcagctgtaccattttacattcccaccaacaatgtacaagGGTTCAAATTCCTTCACATCCTGGCCAAcattaattttgtttactttgttttgtaACACATCTAAATAGGTGTGAACTGgaatctcattgtgattttgatttgcatttttgtaATAATTATTGATATTGAGGCATCTTTCTTGTACTaattgccatctgtatatcttctttagagaaatgtctattcaagttcttcactcatttttttaattagaatgttTGTCTTTGTTACTTTGTTATTGGACATCTTTAAATATTCTGGGTGGTAATTTCTCATCAAatacataatttgcaaatattttttcctattctgtgtgttgccttttcactctgttgataatgttgtgtttttttttgatgTGCAAGTTTTAACTGGATTAAGtacaatttgtctattttttatttgttgcctCTGCATTTGGTGTCTTATccaaaaatcattgccaaatgcATTGTCAGAaaactttctgttttcttctaagggttTTCTAGTTTTAGTtcttacatgtaagtctttaatccactttaaatttatttctgtgaatggtatAAGGTAAGAATCCAACTCCATTCTTTTGCAGATGGAAATTTAGTTTCTTTAGCATCCTTgctgaaaatactgtttttttccCTACTGTCTTGTTAATAGTTAACAAGCCTAGATTCTTGAAATAGTATTATATCAATCACACATTTACTTAGTTTCTTGCCTCTTATCTTGCCTACACattcttcatgactcaatcttCTTTATCTTTATTACATAGTGattactataaaatatatattactaattTTCTTATTAGTGTCAcatcatttcaaatatttaagacattttttaaatctctgcatatttaaattcaaacaaaaatttGGTGTGATTTgccttatttctaaataatataagTTCCAACCTGACCTTGAAAAATAGCTCGAAACTTAAATTATCTGgctacaatatttatttatttaattgaagtGAAGAACACTATGAGGGGAGAGGGGTGTAAGAGGAAATATTTTAtctaaatgaagaagaaaacttaGCCTGGTGAAACATTTCTACCTTTTAATGCTATAATTTGATTGATAGAACAGTAAACAACGACCTACATTTGCAAACTAAATATTAAGATATTAAGTGGGGATTTTACACTGATTAGTTAAAGTTCTCTTCAGTGcctcttttacttctttgtttcttaGGCTGTAGATCAATGGATTCAGCATAGGGATCACTAAGGTGTAAAACACAGAGGCCATTTTATCAATATCAAACGTATGGTTGGATTTGGGCTGCAAGTAAATAAACAATAGTGTCCCATAGAACACGACCACCACTGTCAGATGGGAGCTGCAGGTGGAGAAGGCTTTATACCTGCCCTCAGTTGACTTCATTTTGAGAATGGCCACAAGAATAAACAGGTAGGATACAAGAACAATCAAGAGGGAAGAGAGCAAATTACAGCCTGAAAATACCAAGATGATCAATTCTAGTTCATGTGTGTCAGAACAGAGCATGGATAGCAGAGGGATGCAGTCACAGTAAAAATAACGAATGATGTTAGAACCACCAAAGGACAGTCTAAATAATTTAACTGTAAGAACTAGCGACACAAGTGTGCTGTAGAGATAGGGTACAAGTACCAACATCCAGCGCACTTTCTCTTCCATGATGACCATGTAGAGAAGGGGTTTGCAGATAGCTACATAGCGATCATAGGCCATTGCTGATAGAATAAACAGTTCACTAATGATGAAAATCTCAAACAGTGCTAGCTGGGCAGCACACCAATTGTAGGAAATTGTATTTTTGTGTACCACAAAGTTTGCCATCATTTTGGGGCCAATGACAGTAGAGTAACCAAGATCAGTAATTGACAAATGTCTAAGGAAAAAGTACATGGGAGTATGTAGCTTAGAGTCCAAATTGCTGAGGATAACCATGCCCAGATTGCCTGTCACTGTGACCAGGTATATGATCAGGAAGATTCCAAAGAGAGGTGGCTGCAGCCCTGGGTTATCAGTGATCCCCATGAGAATAAATTCAGTCACCATGGTCATTGCAGTATGATTGCATTTCTCCATGTGGTTCTTCTTGGTAACCTGAATAAGGGATAAaatcaatacttatatttgaGATGCTATCTTCTAAGAGAATTTAATACACAGTGcatcagatacaaagaactttctttgtCTTAAATGATAAATAGGAACTCCTCTTCCTATCAGGCTGAAAACTATACATACCTACACTCACATTGTAGTGTAAGTGCCTGACAATTAGCTTTTTTGATTGTCTTGCAAGTTTCTGACAATAATTTTTTGATTGTCAAGACATACATTTCAACGACatccattttgaataaatgtATGGCAGCTACATTAGTGAAAGAGCCAGTCTCTCTCATACCTGTAAAGTTCCTTTTTCCAAAGCCCTGGATGACCTAGGTAACCAGCTGCTTGAATAACCCTGCCCAGATTGCCTGTCACTGTGGGCACTTCCTGCACTTTGCCACAACATCGGCTCCAGTAGAAGTGTCTGGGGGGCTTACAAATAGTAAGGCCCAAGTGTGTGTCTTCAAGCATTCCTAGATGATAGCATCACTCTTGATTTTCTCAGACTGATACAATCCGCACATTCATCGAAACTTTGGTAAACTATgctttaaagaagtaaaaaatttggAAGTGGTTGTTTTGATACAGTTATTTTAACATCCATTTTTGATCCAAAATCATTTTAAGTATGTCAAAAATCCTTTCTGTTCTATTTCAGCTTTTTAAATATCTGAAGTAAATAAACACAGACACCTAAAACATATACCTTACATTACTGACAGTCATCATGCCTATTTAAAGTAACAAggctaaataattttcttaactgTTCATGGAGTGATTGGAAAAAATATGACcactatatctatctatatctatatctatatctatatctatatctatatctatatctatatctataatctctatctctatctatatctatatcatctatatctatgtctatatctatatatctatctacacacatatatgtatatacacatacatatatgtatatacaatataaatgtaaataataaaaatatataaatataatatttgtatattgatataaattattaatataatatattaatataaatgtatatatatacacatatatttcagtattttaatt is drawn from Saccopteryx leptura isolate mSacLep1 chromosome 1, mSacLep1_pri_phased_curated, whole genome shotgun sequence and contains these coding sequences:
- the OR8K1 gene encoding olfactory receptor 8K1 isoform X2 encodes the protein MEKCNHTAMTMVTEFILMGITDNPGLQPPLFGIFLIIYLVTVTGNLGMVILSNLDSKLHTPMYFFLRHLSITDLGYSTVIGPKMMANFVVHKNTISYNWCAAQLALFEIFIISELFILSAMAYDRYVAICKPLLYMVIMEEKVRWMLVLVPYLYSTLVSLVLTVKLFRLSFGGSNIIRYFYCDCIPLLSMLCSDTHELELIILVFSGCNLLSSLLIVLVSYLFILVAILKMKSTEGRYKAFSTCSSHLTVVVVFYGTLLFIYLQPKSNHTFDIDKMASVFYTLVIPMLNPLIYSLRNKEVKEATHRIGKNICKLCI
- the OR8K1 gene encoding olfactory receptor 8K1 isoform X1, which produces MEKCNHTAMTMVTEFILMGITDNPGLQPPLFGIFLIIYLVTVTGNLGMVILSNLDSKLHTPMYFFLRHLSITDLGYSTVIGPKMMANFVVHKNTISYNWCAAQLALFEIFIISELFILSAMAYDRYVAICKPLLYMVIMEEKVRWMLVLVPYLYSTLVSLVLTVKLFRLSFGGSNIIRYFYCDCIPLLSMLCSDTHELELIILVFSGCNLLSSLLIVLVSYLFILVAILKMKSTEGRYKAFSTCSSHLTVVVVFYGTLLFIYLQPKSNHTFDIDKMASVFYTLVIPMLNPLIYSLRNKEVKEALKRTLTNQCKIPT